In the genome of Acidovorax sp. 69, the window GCGTGCTCCAGAAAGCGCTGCATCAGGTCTGGGCCCTGCACGCCATGCACGTCGGCGGGCCAGTTGTCCACCTCGGTCGTGGTCATCAGTTGGCCGCCCTGGGCTATGCCGGTGATGAGCACAGGGTTCAGGTTGGCGCGGGCGGCATAGACCGCCGCAGTGTAGCCAGCGGGGCCAGAGCCGAGGATCAGAACTTTCGCGTGTTGGGTGGTGGACATGGTAAAAGCCTGTGTTTTGCGCCCGCTACATGGGGTGCTGTTGGTAAAGCTGGGGGCTGAGCCGTCGAGTATCAACCGACGCCCGCTCATGCGAGAGGCCCCGTTTTCAATCACGGTGATTGTAAGAACCCATTGATAACCCGTTGCGGCACCGGTTGGGTCGCACCCCCTCTGAGGAGATGTTTGCATGTCGACGATGTTGTCCAACCTGGACCTGTTGCGCCGGGTGCCCTTGTTTTCGCTGTTGACGGTGGCGCAGGCCGAGGTCATCAGCGGTGCGGTGATCAAACGCCGCTTCAAGCGCGGCGAGGCGTTGGTGGAGCAGGGGCAGAAATCCAATGCCTTGTTCATCCTGCTCACCGGCCGGGCCCGGGTGATGACATCCGACAGCCGGGGGCGCGAGGTGATACTGGCCACGCTGGCACAGGGCGACTACCTGGGCGAGATGAGCATCATCGACAACGAGCCCCATTCAGCCACGGTGCGGGCAGAGGTGCAGACCGATGTGCTGATGTTAGGGCGCGCGGAGTTTGCCCGTTGCCTGACGGAAAACGCATCGATGTCACTGGTGGTGATGCGCGGCCTGGTTAAGCGCTTGCGCCACGCCGATCGCAAGATTGAGTCACTGGCGTTACTGGATGTATATGGCAGGGTGGCCCACGCGTTGCTGGATTTCGCCCTGCCTGATGCCCAGGGTCAGTTGCTGATCAAGGAAAAAATTTCCCGACAGGATCTCGCCAAGATGGTGGGTGCCTCGCGCGAAATGGTCAGCCGTGTGATGAAAGACCTGGAGGAGCGTGGTTTCATCGAGGCACTGCCTGGTGGCGCCACTTTGCTCAAAGACCGACTGAACGCACTCGGCTGAACGCATGCCAGGGTGATGCCGGCTGGAGCGTCAATCCCTTGTTGCGCATGGGGTAAGCTCCCCCGGCACGCTTATGACCTATTCCCTCAATACCCTGAATGCATCGGCAGCGGCCAAGTCGCCGCCGCGCACGGGCGCCGCCCGTTTTGGCCATGAAATCGCCCTGATGGCGGGCCTGCTGGCCCTGGTTTTCTGGCTGCTGGCGTTGGTCAGCTATTCGGCCCAGGACGCCGCCTGGTCCACCTCGGGCGCGCGTGACGCGCGCATGGTGGCCAATTGGGCGGGGCGGTTCGGTGCCTGGCTGGCCGATGGCAGCTACTTCGCACTGGGTTTTTCGGTGTGGTGGTGTGTGGCTGCAGGTGTGCGGGCCTGGCTGTCGTCGCTGGCGCGCTGGATGCGCGGAGGCGAAGTGGTGGCCGGGGCTGTCAGCCCTGTGGTGCGCCGGGCCACTTTCTGGGTGGGTTTGGTGGTGCTTATGGGGGCCAGTACCGCGCT includes:
- a CDS encoding Crp/Fnr family transcriptional regulator encodes the protein MSTMLSNLDLLRRVPLFSLLTVAQAEVISGAVIKRRFKRGEALVEQGQKSNALFILLTGRARVMTSDSRGREVILATLAQGDYLGEMSIIDNEPHSATVRAEVQTDVLMLGRAEFARCLTENASMSLVVMRGLVKRLRHADRKIESLALLDVYGRVAHALLDFALPDAQGQLLIKEKISRQDLAKMVGASREMVSRVMKDLEERGFIEALPGGATLLKDRLNALG